In one window of Litorilinea aerophila DNA:
- a CDS encoding ABC transporter ATP-binding protein — protein sequence MIGGPRRLLEQETLKPKSVTTTLARFGRYFRPYWAVLLLVLVLLVVNAWVQVISPELIGQAVDCYLAPAVVNEGAAQQPLPGMDATPGPAATPGQGNCWYDTVPADAGRDVLLGGLVRIVLTLSVLFVVGSAVGGLMFYLMGWTGQHVLRQLRIEVFNHLHRLSLGYYSRNEVGDLMSRITNDTSTIQQALSFALVQVLSGGLLLFWIAYKMLTLNLAYGLLGLAVVPLMVAATLWFSNQARKAFRKTRQEIGNVNAELEEGISGVREVQAFSREEANIESFRQSNAANRDANIRAVAYTAALAPTLEALGYLAIALVAGVGGIYLLRGQPLGGAAVSLGLIITYLAYVQRFNQPIQQISVLWTNIQSAIAGGERIFDLLDEVPEIQERPGAQPLPPIQGHVVYRDVYAEYTPGEPVLKGINLEAQPGQTIAIVGPTGAGKTTLVNLLPRFYDVTAGAVTIDGVDVRDVTLASLRRQIGIVLQDTFLFSDTVMNNIRFGRPEASDEEVMAAARLARADDFIRRLPEGYQTVLGERGGGLSQGQRQLIAIARAALADPRILILDEATSSVDTRTERQIQAALEQLLAGRTSFVIAHRLSTIRNADQVLVLVNGEIVERGRHEELLARQGVYYGLYMSQFRHMEVEAPSANGREAVPGLVEGAPGER from the coding sequence ACCGCGACGGCTGTTGGAGCAGGAGACCCTCAAGCCCAAGAGCGTGACCACGACCCTGGCCCGCTTTGGCCGTTACTTTCGGCCCTACTGGGCCGTGCTGCTGTTGGTGCTGGTGCTGCTGGTGGTGAACGCCTGGGTCCAGGTGATCTCGCCCGAGCTGATCGGCCAGGCGGTGGACTGTTACCTGGCGCCGGCGGTGGTGAACGAGGGGGCGGCCCAGCAACCCTTGCCCGGGATGGATGCAACGCCCGGGCCGGCGGCCACGCCGGGGCAGGGCAACTGCTGGTACGACACGGTGCCGGCCGACGCAGGCCGGGATGTGTTGCTGGGGGGGCTGGTCCGGATCGTGCTCACGTTGAGTGTGCTCTTCGTGGTGGGGTCCGCGGTGGGTGGGCTCATGTTCTACCTCATGGGCTGGACCGGCCAACACGTGCTGCGCCAGCTGCGCATCGAGGTCTTCAACCACCTGCACCGCCTCTCCCTGGGCTACTACAGCCGCAACGAGGTGGGCGATCTGATGAGCCGCATCACCAATGACACCAGCACCATCCAACAGGCCCTCAGCTTTGCCCTGGTGCAGGTGTTGAGCGGCGGCCTGCTCCTCTTCTGGATCGCCTACAAGATGCTGACCCTGAACCTGGCCTACGGGCTGTTGGGGCTGGCGGTGGTACCCCTCATGGTGGCGGCCACCCTCTGGTTCAGCAACCAGGCTCGCAAGGCCTTCCGCAAGACCCGCCAGGAGATCGGCAACGTCAACGCCGAGCTGGAGGAGGGCATCTCCGGCGTGCGGGAGGTCCAGGCCTTCAGCCGAGAGGAGGCCAACATTGAAAGCTTCCGCCAGAGCAACGCCGCCAACCGGGACGCCAACATCCGGGCCGTGGCCTACACCGCGGCCCTGGCCCCCACCCTGGAGGCCCTGGGCTACCTGGCCATTGCCCTGGTGGCCGGCGTGGGCGGCATCTACCTGCTTCGGGGCCAGCCCCTGGGCGGCGCGGCCGTCTCCCTGGGCCTCATCATCACCTACCTGGCCTACGTCCAGCGCTTCAATCAGCCCATCCAGCAGATCAGCGTGCTGTGGACCAACATCCAGAGCGCCATCGCCGGCGGTGAGCGCATCTTCGACCTGCTGGACGAGGTGCCGGAGATTCAGGAACGGCCCGGCGCCCAACCCCTGCCGCCCATCCAGGGCCACGTGGTCTATCGGGACGTGTACGCCGAATACACGCCGGGGGAGCCGGTGCTCAAAGGCATCAACCTGGAGGCCCAGCCAGGCCAGACCATCGCCATCGTAGGGCCCACCGGCGCCGGCAAGACGACCCTGGTGAACCTGTTGCCCCGCTTCTACGACGTGACCGCGGGCGCGGTCACCATCGACGGCGTGGATGTCCGGGATGTGACCCTGGCCAGCCTGCGGCGGCAGATCGGCATCGTGCTCCAGGACACCTTCCTCTTCAGCGACACGGTCATGAACAACATCCGCTTCGGCCGGCCCGAGGCCAGCGATGAGGAGGTGATGGCTGCGGCCCGGTTGGCCCGGGCGGACGATTTCATCCGCCGCCTGCCCGAGGGCTACCAGACTGTGTTGGGCGAGCGGGGGGGCGGCCTCAGCCAGGGGCAGCGCCAGCTCATCGCCATTGCCCGGGCGGCCCTGGCCGATCCCCGCATCCTGATCCTGGATGAGGCCACCAGCAGCGTGGACACCCGTACCGAGCGCCAGATCCAGGCCGCGCTGGAGCAGTTGTTGGCCGGGCGCACCAGCTTCGTCATTGCCCACCGGCTGAGCACCATCCGCAACGCGGACCAGGTGCTGGTGCTGGTGAACGGCGAGATCGTGGAGCGGGGGCGCCACGAGGAATTGCTGGCCCGCCAGGGCGTCTACTACGGGCTCTACATGAGCCAGTTCCGCCACATGGAGGTGGAAGCCCCCTCCGCCAACGGACGGGAGGCCGTGCCGGGGCTGGTGGAAGGAGCGCCGGGCGAAAGGTAG